Below is a genomic region from Persicimonas caeni.
AGGCGCGCGTCGACCAGAGGCGCCTCGTCGGCCAGCTCGCCTGGCGGCAGCGAAACCTCGCTGCAGGCGATTGGGGCGCGATGGATGCTCGCGCGATGGCGGGCTACGGGCGGCGCGACACCGACTACGACAATCCGGAGTCGTACCTGGGCGGCGCGCAGATCTCGGACACCTCGACCCTGCACACCTTCGAGGTCGACGCGCAGGCGAGCACCTTCTTTGCGTTCGGGGATATCCTGCACCTGACGCTCGAGGGCCGCCGGCAAAGCTACGAGGCGGCGCACGAGGAGGTCTTCGCCGACGCGACCGACCGGTCGAGCATCGAAGCCTCGCGGCTGAGCCTGGCGGCGGGCGTGTCGAACGAGTTGCTGCTGGCGGGCGACGCCGTCAGCCTCGTCGCCGCGCTGCGCCTCGAGCACTTGAAGGACGCGCGCCAGGCGGCCGCCGACCGTGCGTGGACGCCGCTGATGCCGTCGGTGGGGGCGATCTGGCGGGCGCACCGGTGGTTGGAGTTCAAGTCGAACCTCGCGCGCACCTTCCGTGCGCCCGATTTCGACGAGCTCTACCTGCGCATGGCCGGCCTGGAGGGCAATCCCGACCTCGCCCCGGAGCGCGCGCTGAGCGCCGACGCCGGCGTGCGGCTCGGGCCCGAGGAGGGCCCCGTATCGCTCGAAGCGATCTACTTTCGCAACGCGCTCGACGAGTCGATCTACTTTGTGGCCGTGTCGGCGTGGAAGTTTCAGGCCCAGAATCTGGGGGCGGGGACGAGCCAGGGCGTCGAGACGACGCTGTCGGTGCGGCCGAGTGAGCGTGTCGACCTGCTTGCAAGCTACACGCTGACTGACGCCACCCTCGACGGGCTTCCCGACGGGGTGACCTTGCTCGGCCAGCCGGTCCACCAGGGCTCGGTGCGCGCGGAGGTCGAATTGGGCGGGCTGGGGCCCTTCGACGGTGTGTCTTCGATGCGTCTGTTCGGCGAGGGCTTCTGGCGAAGCCGAGTCTACTTCGACAACTTCGGCCATATCTCCAACCCGCCGTTTTGGACGGCGGACCTGGGCGCGGCGTTCGCGCCGGTCGACTGGGTCGAGCTGACCTTCAACGCCCGCAACCTGGCCGACAACCGGCGAGGGGCCGACAGCCTGCAGAGGCCGTTGCCGGGGCGGGCGTTT
It encodes:
- a CDS encoding TonB-dependent receptor plug domain-containing protein, which produces MKKPSHIPTCLLATLLLAPGLARAEDAEEPDENTVKTVSPKERSVDDARLPSGFVTRVEVDEATGSGRDLGDELERVPGVTVRQTSSFGRPAFATVRGGNSRQLAVSLNGMRISAPAGVGFDVGSLSLAGVEAVDVYRGAAGAVHGAGALSGALDLRTRLPKNDAGWQGAATGLGGSYATYGVFGHTAYGGESYAVRLDAGWRQSEGDFAFVDRQGTAQERVNNDHRQLSVLAAGRVDVGEGHLEPLVMYDGGSGGAPGPSESPERFDEARVDQRRLVGQLAWRQRNLAAGDWGAMDARAMAGYGRRDTDYDNPESYLGGAQISDTSTLHTFEVDAQASTFFAFGDILHLTLEGRRQSYEAAHEEVFADATDRSSIEASRLSLAAGVSNELLLAGDAVSLVAALRLEHLKDARQAAADRAWTPLMPSVGAIWRAHRWLEFKSNLARTFRAPDFDELYLRMAGLEGNPDLAPERALSADAGVRLGPEEGPVSLEAIYFRNALDESIYFVAVSAWKFQAQNLGAGTSQGVETTLSVRPSERVDLLASYTLTDATLDGLPDGVTLLGQPVHQGSVRAEVELGGLGPFDGVSSMRLFGEGFWRSRVYFDNFGHISNPPFWTADLGAAFAPVDWVELTFNARNLADNRRGADSLQRPLPGRAFYGAVSVEFGE